A portion of the Adhaeribacter radiodurans genome contains these proteins:
- a CDS encoding MFS transporter yields MEKVESNTSAEYQPKIQKSAYTIQFWLLCLCSFLFMAGHYMILPELPAYLSSLGGGDYKGYIIGLFTITAAISRPYSGRLADKIGRIPVIIIGTGVCCVCALFYPFVGSVAAFLLLRLVHGFSMGFQPTGTSAYVADIAPENRRGEAIGLFGLLGSIGIAFGPVIGSAIAQQFSVNIMFYLSSACSLVSVLLLSKMRETVTEPVPFSFSLLKIKANELLEPLVWVPAIILFLIMFPNGMVLTLIPDFSTYLGLTNKGIYFTFFTSASLATRFFAGRASDKYGRVPILRCSLLILILAMIVTALATSPVLLIVAAILYGITSGISSPTLYAWTVDLSRDQQRGRAMATAYFAVEAGVGIGALLAGWTFANQTKNISSVFWLASLFGLVAFLFLMMVGKKHQLK; encoded by the coding sequence ATGGAAAAAGTTGAAAGCAATACCTCCGCGGAATACCAACCTAAAATTCAAAAGTCGGCTTATACGATTCAATTTTGGTTATTATGCCTTTGCTCTTTCTTATTTATGGCAGGCCATTACATGATTTTACCCGAATTACCCGCTTATCTAAGTTCTTTAGGCGGAGGCGATTACAAAGGATACATAATTGGCTTATTTACGATAACGGCTGCTATTAGCCGACCATATAGCGGCCGTTTAGCCGATAAAATTGGACGCATTCCGGTAATAATTATTGGTACGGGAGTTTGCTGTGTATGTGCCCTTTTTTACCCGTTTGTGGGTTCAGTAGCTGCTTTTCTTCTACTACGTTTAGTTCATGGCTTTTCCATGGGCTTTCAGCCAACCGGAACCTCGGCCTACGTAGCCGATATTGCCCCGGAAAACCGGCGCGGCGAGGCAATTGGCTTATTTGGCTTGTTGGGCAGTATAGGTATTGCTTTTGGGCCGGTAATTGGGAGTGCCATAGCCCAGCAGTTTTCGGTAAATATTATGTTTTATCTTTCTTCGGCCTGTTCCCTGGTTTCGGTTTTATTATTATCTAAAATGCGGGAAACTGTAACCGAACCGGTACCATTCTCCTTTTCTTTACTAAAAATAAAAGCTAATGAGCTTTTAGAACCACTCGTTTGGGTTCCGGCCATTATTTTGTTTTTAATTATGTTCCCGAATGGCATGGTACTTACCTTAATTCCGGATTTTAGTACTTACCTGGGATTAACGAATAAAGGCATTTATTTTACTTTTTTTACCTCGGCCTCTCTGGCTACCCGTTTTTTTGCGGGTCGTGCTTCCGATAAATATGGCCGGGTACCGATTTTGCGCTGCAGCTTACTTATTTTAATTCTGGCGATGATAGTTACTGCTTTGGCTACTTCGCCGGTTCTTTTAATTGTTGCGGCTATTTTGTATGGCATTACTTCGGGTATAAGCTCCCCTACCCTTTATGCCTGGACCGTAGATTTAAGTCGGGATCAGCAAAGAGGGCGCGCCATGGCCACGGCGTACTTTGCCGTAGAAGCGGGCGTAGGAATAGGTGCCTTATTGGCCGGCTGGACTTTCGCGAACCAAACCAAAAATATTTCTTCGGTCTTCTGGCTGGCTTCTTTATTTGGGCTAGTTGCTTTTCTTTTTTTGATGATGGTGGGTAAAAAACATCAGCTTAAATAG
- a CDS encoding ChbG/HpnK family deacetylase, whose amino-acid sequence MITRFSFLLLALSYLLFIQKADAQKNSKKLPELLIRVDDIGMNHATNMAVQQLAESGIPFSASVMFACPWYQETVDILKKYPNADVGVHLTLTAEWKYYRWGPVTGQTAVPSLVDSLGYFFPTSQGLHKNNYKLNEVEKELTAQIERALRSGIKISYLDPHMGVALSTPELRAITEKLARKYKLGISTLNENTYYGETYTDMWGVPVETKKQEFIRYVNNLNKDKPNLVIIHIAQSSPEMDVLVDMNSNLMNSADGKPKATLHRQTELNMLLSPDFRGLIGKKFNLINYRELIKKNGLENRKAVTN is encoded by the coding sequence ATGATAACGCGGTTTTCTTTTCTTCTATTAGCTTTAAGTTATTTACTATTTATTCAAAAAGCGGATGCTCAAAAAAATAGTAAAAAATTACCTGAATTATTGATTCGGGTAGATGATATTGGGATGAACCATGCTACGAATATGGCGGTTCAGCAATTGGCTGAATCGGGTATACCTTTTTCGGCTTCGGTAATGTTTGCTTGTCCCTGGTACCAGGAAACCGTAGATATTCTTAAAAAATACCCTAATGCCGACGTAGGGGTGCACCTGACCTTAACCGCTGAGTGGAAGTACTACCGCTGGGGACCTGTTACCGGCCAAACTGCTGTACCCAGCCTGGTAGATAGTTTGGGTTATTTCTTTCCGACGAGCCAAGGTTTGCACAAAAACAATTATAAACTTAATGAAGTGGAGAAAGAACTAACCGCCCAAATAGAACGCGCCTTACGTTCAGGAATCAAAATTTCTTACCTGGATCCGCACATGGGAGTGGCACTTTCTACACCCGAATTACGGGCCATTACCGAAAAGCTGGCTCGTAAATATAAATTGGGTATCTCTACCTTAAATGAAAATACATATTATGGTGAAACGTATACCGATATGTGGGGCGTACCGGTAGAAACCAAGAAGCAGGAGTTTATCCGTTATGTAAACAACCTGAATAAAGATAAACCTAACCTCGTTATCATTCACATTGCGCAGTCGAGCCCGGAAATGGATGTGTTAGTAGACATGAATAGTAACCTGATGAACAGCGCAGATGGAAAACCAAAAGCTACTTTACACCGGCAAACGGAATTAAATATGTTGCTTTCGCCCGATTTTCGCGGTTTAATTGGTAAGAAGTTTAATTTGATTAATTACCGGGAACTGATTAAAAAAAACGGCCTGGAAAACAGGAAGGCAGTTACGAATTAA
- a CDS encoding acyltransferase family protein, which yields MNKTFTSPVAASPKLTTLKAPRYLALDVLRGMTIALMIVVNTPGSWETVYAPFRHAEWHGFTITDLVFPTFLFVVGNALSFSRRKFEQQDNRAFLTKVLTRTALIFLIGLFLNAYPFVTFSEGSFQLKDFSALRIMGVLQRIALCYGLAALVVHYLKIRGAVVFSGLALVTYWAIMYWAGNHPDPFSLANNAALKFDLLLLPAKNLYKGYGIPFDPEGLLSTLPAVVNVIAGYLTGVFIQKRGNNLKTIMSLNWMVVILIVVAQLWNIYFPINKPIWTSSYVLHTVGLDLLILAGLMFIIEVLSIKKWTYFFEVFGRNPLFIYALSGMIVKTLSLIRIGDQGLQGWIYQNGYANWLDGNNASLLFAISYMLVLWLIGYWLDRKRVYIKV from the coding sequence ATGAATAAAACTTTTACTTCTCCGGTGGCGGCTAGCCCTAAACTAACTACCCTAAAAGCGCCGCGTTATTTGGCTCTGGATGTATTACGGGGCATGACCATAGCGCTAATGATTGTGGTAAATACACCGGGTAGCTGGGAGACCGTTTACGCTCCTTTCCGGCACGCCGAGTGGCACGGATTTACTATTACCGATTTGGTTTTTCCTACTTTTTTGTTTGTGGTGGGCAATGCATTGAGCTTTAGCCGGCGAAAATTTGAACAGCAAGATAATCGGGCTTTTCTAACAAAAGTACTTACCCGGACGGCGCTTATTTTCCTGATTGGGCTTTTTTTAAATGCCTATCCCTTTGTAACTTTCTCGGAAGGTAGCTTCCAGTTAAAAGATTTTTCTGCCCTGCGTATTATGGGCGTTTTGCAGCGAATTGCCCTTTGTTATGGATTGGCCGCTTTGGTGGTTCATTATTTAAAAATTAGGGGAGCGGTTGTTTTCAGTGGGCTGGCCTTAGTTACCTATTGGGCTATTATGTATTGGGCGGGTAATCATCCCGATCCATTTAGTTTAGCTAATAATGCTGCTTTAAAGTTTGATCTGTTACTACTACCCGCGAAGAATTTATACAAAGGGTATGGCATACCCTTCGATCCGGAAGGGCTCTTAAGTACTTTGCCTGCCGTGGTAAACGTAATTGCCGGTTACCTAACCGGGGTATTTATTCAGAAACGCGGCAACAATTTAAAAACCATTATGTCTCTAAACTGGATGGTAGTAATATTAATAGTAGTGGCCCAACTCTGGAATATTTATTTCCCGATTAATAAACCTATCTGGACCAGCTCTTACGTGTTGCATACAGTTGGTTTAGACTTACTGATTCTGGCCGGATTAATGTTTATTATAGAAGTACTAAGTATAAAGAAATGGACATATTTCTTCGAAGTGTTTGGTCGTAATCCGTTGTTTATTTATGCTTTATCGGGGATGATTGTTAAAACCTTAAGTTTAATCCGAATAGGAGACCAAGGTTTACAAGGATGGATTTACCAGAACGGCTACGCTAATTGGCTGGATGGCAATAATGCTTCTTTATTATTTGCTATATCGTATATGCTGGTTCTCTGGCTAATTGGATATTGGCTCGATAGAAAGAGGGTGTACATTAAAGTTTAA
- a CDS encoding RNA polymerase sigma factor, whose translation MLDNTSRKEVERTLAISLQQGQPQVLALLYDNYAPVLLGLITRIIRNSQTAELVLQETFLAIWHKRTSYNTSQGGLLTWMIMVAKENALAALERATPNATFENGKFVSATDQAKTKDTFSANEMQPGKLFRTLTPNEKVALDLVYLKGCTCAEAAATLEISEEDLKIILQLAIKHLRANQT comes from the coding sequence ATGCTGGATAATACTAGTCGGAAAGAGGTCGAACGAACTCTGGCAATTTCCTTGCAACAAGGTCAACCACAGGTACTCGCTTTATTGTACGACAACTATGCCCCCGTATTATTGGGTTTAATTACCCGAATAATACGGAACTCGCAAACAGCAGAATTAGTTTTACAGGAAACATTCCTGGCGATTTGGCATAAGCGTACTAGTTACAATACTTCGCAAGGTGGCCTATTAACCTGGATGATTATGGTAGCGAAAGAAAATGCACTGGCAGCATTAGAACGCGCCACACCAAATGCAACTTTTGAAAACGGAAAATTTGTTTCCGCAACGGACCAAGCAAAAACAAAGGACACCTTTTCGGCAAATGAAATGCAGCCAGGGAAATTGTTTCGGACATTAACTCCTAACGAAAAAGTAGCTTTAGATTTAGTTTACCTGAAAGGCTGCACTTGTGCGGAGGCAGCGGCTACTTTGGAAATTTCGGAAGAGGATTTAAAAATTATTTTACAACTGGCCATTAAACATTTAAGGGCCAACCAAACATGA
- a CDS encoding cupin domain-containing protein, with protein MKDHITEYIESGILELYLMGLTSEAENEEVEQLAASHLAIRQELDSIQNTMEQYATAHAVTPRPLMKSLFVATVDYMQRLEKGETVTHPPLLNNNSHVQDYAAWLNREDMVLPANSDSVYIKLIGYTPAITTAIVWLQDNTDNEVHDKEYERFLIVEGTCTITAGEDSYTFGPGDYYEVPLYTSHVIQVTSAQPCKVVLQRVAVE; from the coding sequence ATGAAAGACCACATAACAGAATATATTGAATCGGGAATCCTGGAACTCTACTTAATGGGGTTAACCAGCGAGGCGGAAAACGAAGAAGTAGAGCAATTGGCTGCTTCGCACCTAGCTATTCGCCAGGAACTTGATTCTATTCAAAACACCATGGAGCAATACGCTACGGCGCATGCTGTTACACCCCGGCCATTAATGAAGTCGCTCTTTGTGGCTACGGTCGATTATATGCAGCGTTTAGAAAAAGGCGAAACTGTTACCCATCCTCCCCTTTTAAATAATAACTCGCATGTACAGGATTATGCAGCTTGGTTAAACCGGGAGGATATGGTTCTACCTGCTAATTCGGATAGTGTTTACATTAAATTAATTGGTTATACTCCTGCTATTACTACGGCCATTGTTTGGCTGCAAGATAATACGGACAACGAAGTACACGATAAAGAATACGAACGCTTTCTGATTGTAGAAGGCACCTGTACTATTACGGCCGGAGAAGACAGTTATACTTTCGGTCCGGGAGATTATTACGAAGTTCCCCTATATACATCTCATGTTATTCAGGTAACGTCTGCGCAGCCTTGCAAGGTAGTTCTGCAAAGGGTAGCTGTAGAATAA
- a CDS encoding TonB-dependent receptor, with protein MKKIILQLYLILFCVLSENSALAQLKTGNVHGRILTSDGNPAGFVTVGLKDLPGGSMSDENGNYRLNRIKAGSYTLRVSAVGLEPQEKPIDISAGQSLTVDFTLQESAARLREVIVQTSKPNRFAKTESPFVAKMPLKSIENPQVYSVVTKELLNEQLVFTVDDAVRNAPGIQKMWEATGRGGDGGSYYNARGFILQSQLRNGIAGNVTSTIDAANLERLEVIKGPSATLFGSSLTSYGGLLNRVTKRPYDYFGGEVALSGGSYDFNRVSADINTPLDKSKKVLFRLNSAYNYEGSFQENTYNRSIAVAPSLIYQPTDRLSVHVDAEVFSGRNTGKQIIFFYYPAAALGATRADQLNIDYKNSYRGSGLSQKSRSTNLFGQVNYKISEHFTSSTNFTSSHSFSDGFGSYFYLMPDNLVTQNEADAGKANYLARADQSTGNSKSQILEIQQNFNGDFKIGGMRNRVVLGLDFFHTNSDQNFFGSNYDIVPLNVPDYDYSTFNKTNMAAKYATGAPDFTYPIINKTNTYSAFASNVLNLTDNFSVLAALRVDRFVNKGDHTGGTITEGYEQTALSPKFGLVFQPVKDKVALFANYQNSFNNQGTFNAYNPTDPTKGLASIAELEQANQMEGGVKLDLLAGKLSSTISYYDIRVKNILRSDQRAPAIAQIQDGTQLSKGVEVEVIANPFRGFNAVAGFSYNDSKLDKADADVNGRRPSTASSPYLANFWLSYRLPETAIKGLGVGFGGNYASDNKIMNSVSMGEFSLPAYTILGATAFYEQTKYRLGLKVDNLTNERYWIGYTTMNPQKLRTIVGSVSYKF; from the coding sequence ATGAAAAAAATTATCCTCCAATTATACCTTATACTTTTTTGTGTTCTTTCTGAAAACAGCGCGTTGGCCCAACTAAAAACCGGCAACGTTCATGGTCGTATCCTCACCTCGGATGGTAACCCTGCGGGTTTTGTAACGGTTGGGTTAAAAGATTTGCCGGGTGGTAGCATGTCCGATGAAAACGGAAACTATCGCCTTAACCGGATTAAAGCGGGTAGCTATACCTTGCGGGTAAGTGCCGTAGGTTTAGAGCCACAAGAAAAACCCATCGACATTTCGGCCGGGCAATCGTTAACGGTAGACTTTACCTTGCAAGAGAGCGCCGCCCGGTTGCGAGAGGTAATTGTGCAAACCAGCAAACCCAACCGTTTTGCTAAAACCGAAAGCCCGTTTGTAGCCAAAATGCCTCTGAAAAGCATTGAAAATCCGCAGGTTTACAGTGTTGTTACCAAAGAATTACTAAATGAACAATTGGTTTTTACCGTGGATGATGCCGTACGCAATGCCCCCGGTATTCAGAAAATGTGGGAAGCAACGGGTCGGGGCGGCGATGGAGGTAGTTATTATAATGCCCGCGGTTTTATTTTGCAAAGCCAGCTACGAAATGGTATTGCCGGTAATGTTACCAGCACCATTGATGCCGCTAACTTAGAAAGATTAGAAGTTATTAAAGGCCCTTCGGCCACACTTTTTGGTAGTTCTCTTACTTCTTACGGTGGCTTACTAAACCGGGTAACTAAAAGACCTTACGATTATTTCGGGGGCGAAGTAGCTTTATCCGGCGGCAGTTATGATTTTAACCGGGTAAGCGCCGATATTAATACCCCTTTAGATAAATCTAAAAAGGTACTTTTCCGGCTAAATTCGGCGTATAACTACGAAGGTAGCTTCCAGGAAAATACCTATAACCGCAGCATAGCGGTGGCTCCCAGCTTAATTTATCAGCCCACTGACCGCCTTTCGGTGCATGTAGATGCAGAAGTATTTTCGGGTCGCAACACGGGTAAGCAAATTATCTTTTTCTACTATCCAGCCGCTGCTTTAGGTGCTACCCGCGCCGATCAGTTAAATATAGATTATAAAAACTCGTACCGGGGCAGTGGTCTTTCCCAAAAATCCAGAAGCACCAACTTATTCGGTCAGGTTAACTATAAAATTTCAGAACATTTTACTTCTTCCACCAATTTTACTTCCAGTCACAGTTTCTCGGATGGGTTCGGATCTTATTTTTACCTGATGCCCGATAACCTGGTGACGCAAAACGAAGCTGATGCGGGTAAAGCCAATTATTTAGCCCGGGCTGACCAATCAACGGGTAATAGCAAAAGCCAGATACTGGAAATTCAACAAAATTTCAACGGCGATTTTAAAATTGGTGGTATGCGAAACCGGGTAGTTTTAGGTTTAGACTTTTTCCATACCAATTCCGACCAAAACTTCTTCGGCAGCAACTATGATATTGTTCCCCTGAATGTACCGGATTACGATTACAGCACCTTTAATAAAACCAACATGGCGGCCAAGTACGCCACCGGAGCACCGGATTTTACTTATCCCATCATCAATAAAACCAACACTTACAGCGCTTTTGCTTCGAATGTTTTAAACCTGACAGATAATTTTAGTGTTTTAGCGGCGCTGCGGGTAGACCGGTTTGTTAACAAAGGCGATCATACTGGTGGCACTATTACCGAAGGATACGAACAAACAGCGCTTTCTCCTAAATTTGGTTTGGTATTTCAACCGGTAAAAGACAAAGTAGCCTTGTTTGCTAATTATCAGAATAGCTTTAACAACCAGGGTACCTTCAATGCTTATAACCCAACCGATCCAACTAAAGGTTTAGCCAGCATAGCCGAGTTAGAACAAGCCAACCAGATGGAAGGTGGGGTAAAATTAGATTTATTAGCCGGCAAACTGAGCAGTACTATTAGTTATTACGATATCCGGGTAAAAAACATTTTACGTTCCGACCAACGTGCCCCGGCAATAGCTCAGATTCAGGATGGTACCCAATTAAGCAAAGGAGTAGAAGTAGAAGTTATTGCCAATCCGTTTAGAGGATTTAACGCTGTAGCCGGCTTCAGCTACAACGACTCCAAATTAGATAAAGCCGATGCCGATGTAAACGGCCGTCGCCCCTCTACGGCTTCTTCTCCTTACCTGGCTAATTTCTGGTTAAGCTACCGCCTTCCGGAAACCGCTATTAAAGGGTTAGGGGTTGGTTTTGGCGGAAATTACGCCAGCGATAATAAGATTATGAACAGTGTTTCGATGGGTGAATTTAGTTTACCAGCCTACACCATATTAGGAGCTACAGCTTTTTACGAGCAAACCAAATACCGGCTGGGATTAAAAGTAGATAACCTGACCAACGAACGTTACTGGATAGGCTATACCACCATGAATCCGCAAAAGTTAAGAACCATTGTGGGCAGTGTATCATATAAATTTTAG
- a CDS encoding PepSY-associated TM helix domain-containing protein produces the protein MKPEKRRLKYWIGQLHLWLGLASGLLVLFLGVTGCILAFEREIENVTQTYRFTPVQKQALLPPSALKQIADKELPGKHAHSVSYEPGKSAQVVYFSLAPEYYYSVFLNPYTGKVLQVKNMDEDFFRIVIMGHYYLWLPPTIGQPIVATGTLIFVILLISGLVLWYPKNKAARKQRFSIKWNAKWRRVNYDLHGVLGFYMTWVIIFISFTGLVWGFQWFAKSTYWLASGGKNLVVFEESFSDTSKAQEVNLNQPAIDILWQRARAAHPNFTGSIDVHVPDSPKAAIEVALNPDTKTYWKTDYRYYDQYTFKEIEVKHQYGNFAKASVADKLMRMNYDIHVGAIAGLTGKIIAFFASLLAASMPVTGFMIWWGRRKKQSLPTRERIMVPATSIRKRRTPNPAQVMQEENT, from the coding sequence ATGAAACCGGAAAAAAGAAGATTAAAATATTGGATCGGTCAGCTTCACTTATGGCTGGGGTTAGCTTCGGGGTTACTGGTGCTTTTTTTAGGCGTTACTGGTTGCATACTCGCTTTTGAACGCGAAATTGAAAACGTTACCCAAACCTACCGGTTTACTCCGGTGCAAAAGCAAGCTTTATTACCCCCTTCTGCTTTAAAACAAATTGCCGATAAAGAGTTGCCGGGAAAGCACGCCCACAGTGTTAGTTATGAACCCGGCAAATCGGCGCAGGTAGTTTACTTTAGTTTGGCCCCGGAATATTACTACAGCGTTTTTCTGAACCCCTATACCGGAAAAGTGCTGCAAGTAAAAAACATGGACGAAGATTTCTTCCGGATTGTAATTATGGGTCATTATTATTTATGGTTACCTCCCACCATAGGGCAACCGATTGTAGCGACGGGTACGTTAATTTTTGTTATTCTTTTAATAAGCGGTCTGGTACTTTGGTATCCTAAAAATAAAGCGGCCCGCAAACAACGCTTCTCCATTAAATGGAACGCCAAATGGCGACGGGTAAATTACGATTTACACGGTGTACTGGGTTTTTATATGACCTGGGTAATTATTTTTATTTCTTTTACCGGGTTGGTCTGGGGTTTTCAGTGGTTTGCCAAATCTACTTACTGGCTTGCCTCGGGCGGTAAAAACCTGGTTGTTTTTGAAGAAAGCTTTTCGGATACTAGCAAAGCCCAGGAAGTAAATTTAAATCAACCAGCTATTGATATATTGTGGCAACGCGCCCGGGCGGCTCATCCAAACTTTACCGGCAGCATAGATGTACACGTACCCGACAGCCCAAAAGCCGCCATTGAAGTAGCCCTAAACCCCGATACCAAAACCTACTGGAAAACCGATTACCGCTATTACGACCAGTATACTTTTAAAGAAATAGAAGTAAAACACCAATACGGAAATTTTGCAAAGGCCAGTGTTGCCGATAAATTAATGCGGATGAACTACGATATTCATGTGGGTGCTATTGCAGGCCTTACTGGTAAAATAATTGCTTTTTTTGCGAGTCTGTTGGCCGCCAGCATGCCTGTTACCGGTTTTATGATTTGGTGGGGCCGCAGAAAAAAACAATCTCTTCCTACTCGCGAACGCATTATGGTTCCGGCTACTTCTATCAGAAAAAGAAGAACACCCAACCCCGCCCAAGTAATGCAAGAAGAAAATACCTAA